The Thermogemmatispora onikobensis genome includes the window GCGGATTGATATCCGCGAATGCGACGACCTCAGCATCCTGATAAAGGATCGTGCTCGGGATCTCGCCGTTAGCGATCTTGCAGAACAGACAGTCTTGCATAGTTGCCTTCCTCAAGCCAAGAGCGGGCTGGGGCTGCTGGCTCACCCGCGCCAGCGGAAGAGCAGACGAGAGACCAACCCGACTCTTGCCGATTACTCTTCCGAGACCGGCTGGCTCTCAGTGGCGTGAGGTGTGGCTTCGACGCTTCCAGAGCCAGTGCTCTCCCGAGAGAGAGAGACGATCTCGGGAGTGGGCGAGGTGACCATAGTACCAGCCGGCAAGACTGGTACCGCTTGCTTATTGTCCCCGGCCTGGACACCCGTTGTCAATTCCTGGGTATGCAAGCTAGGATCATTGTACTGCGGCAGCTTTAGCTCCTGGCGGATGAGGCGGATCGCCTGGTAAACCACAGCGGGCTTGAGCGAGAGCTGCTGCGCGATGGTACGATGGACGCCGATTGGAGGCACAGGGAGAAACGGCTCATACAGGGCTCGGATCTTCGCCAGTTCTTCGCTGTTCCCTCGGTAAGGCTGGACCTCCCACCAGCTTGGCAGCCCCTCGCGCTCGCGCAGGGCCTTCACGATCTTCTTCACTGCCGATTTAGGGATACTCAGCTCATGGGCAATCCGTGTACGGATGCCATCGAACTCAACAGGCTGGGCCAACTCCTTGTAGCGCGCTTCGACCAGGGCCACCTGCTCTGGAGTAGGCACGAACGGAGCCGGCGGAGGAGTTTTTTCGTGCTTGGGCTTGACCGGCTGTGGGAGAGGCTTCGCTGCTTTTGCGGGCTCCTTTGCCTGCCGATGATGGGGATGGGGATGGTGGTGGGAAGCCTGGCCCGATCCTGGCCGGGTGCTCCCTTTCCCGCTGGGGCCGAAGCCGAAGCCAGCAGCAGCGCCAGTAGATCTGGAGAAAGGGCCGCTCTGGCGGGGACCACGTGCAGGACCGCTCTCCACGGGAGAGCGTGGACGCTGGCCCAACGTAGAGTAACCGCCGCGGAAGAGAGGACCTCGGCGCTCCGCTTCCCAGTATTGAGCGGGGCCGCGTGGCCCTGGCCAGTCCCGTTCCCGTTCCCGCTCTCGCTCTGCACGCAGAGGGCGCTCCGCAGCTCGTGGCCGTGGGCCTTCTCGCCCTGGGGGGCGCGTCTCGGCAGGGAAGCGGGAGGCTGGTCCCTGCGGTGAGCGGAAACGCGCAGGTGGCTCTGGCTCACTGACCTTGATATCCTGCAGATGATCAAGCCAGTGGTTCGTCCCTCCCGGAGAACTGGGGGGACGCGGGGGCGGCGGCACTGGACGGGGCGCGCTCACTGGTCTCTGCGGCCCTGTTTTAGTGACCTGCTTCTCTCTCCGCGATTTCTGATTACACTCAGGGCAAAGGGCATCTTTAGCATTAACCGACTGGAATCGCTTGCCGCAGTTGATGCAGCGCATCTTGACTTTACTCATGCAGTTCTCCCTGTACCGCTGGATACAAGAACTTCTCTCACTCGCGTCGGAATGCACTTCCTAGTATAGCAGCTTTACCCGGAGCGTCAATTGTCTTAGAAAAAGATCCTGTTTCCCCATTGATATTGCCGAGTGCGCAATAATGCTTAGTACCGGAACATCTGTCAATTGTCCGCTCCCGGGGAAGGCTGACGCCCGTTCTGGAAAAAGCGGTAAACCTCTTCCAGCCGATCAGTGCGACGCGCGGGGGGGAGGGCCTGCAAAATCAGCCGGCCATAGCTCTTCGTATAGATGCGGCTATCGAGAATGGCCATGACGCCGCGATCCTCGCGCGTGCGCAGCAAACGGCCCAAGCCCTGCTTGAGGCGCAGCACGGCCTGGGGGAGAACGTAGGAACCAAACCAATTCTCGCCAGCCGCTTTCATAAGCGCGATGCGGGCGGCGTGGACCGGGTCGTCGGGCGGGTCGAACGGCAGCTTGTCGATGACCACCAGCGAGAGGGCTTCCCCGGGGATATCGACCCCTTCCCAGAAGCTTTTGAGGCCGAAGAGGAGCGCGGGCTCCGCTCTGAACTGGCGCAGCAGCTCACTGCGCGGCCAATCGCCCTGGCGTAGCAAGCGGAAAGGCAGGGCGCTTCCCTGCAGCAGCTCGTAGACTGCATCCAGCATACGCTGGCTGGAGAAGAGCAAGAAGGCGCGGCCTTGGGAAGCATTGACCAGGTGCAGCATTTCCGCGGCGATGGCCTCGATATAGCGTCGCACGGCCTCGCCCCCGCCGTAGGCTGGTTCGGGCAGATGGCGCGGCAGGTAAAGCAGGGCGTTCTGCTCGTAGTCAAAGGTCGGAGGAAGAATCTGTTCTTCTACCTCTGGCATCTCCTCATAGCTGAGGCCGATGCGCTGTCGAAAGTAAGCGAAGTGGGGACCTTTCTCCTCTGGCCGCAGCGGATGGGGTCCCGTGGTGGCCAGGGTGGCCGAGGTGAAGATGAGGACTGGGGTTTTCAACAGTTTCTCGCGCAGCCAGGAGGTCACATCGAGCGGAGCCGCTGAGACCTCGATATGGCTGCCGCGTTGCCCTGGTTGCATCACGCGCTCTAGGTAATAGACATAGCGCTCGGGATGATTGACGGCGAACACGGTGCGAATGTGCTCAGCCAGATTCTGCGTGCGCTTGAGCAGTCGATCGTAGAGGGTGCTCTCCTTTTCGGGCAGGTCGCGGGGGCGCTCCTGGCGTAGAGAATCGGCGAGCTGGGCGATGACTGTCGCTAGCTGCAATCCTTCCTCCAGTGGTTCTTGGAGGTTCAAGCGGGCACCAGGTCCGTAGGAACGAGCCAACTGCTCCAGGCGGCGCCAGGTTGTGAGCCAGGCGCGCTCGGCCTCGTCCTGGAGGCTCAAGCGGCTATGCTCCTTCAGCATGCGCTGGGCGAGCAGGGTGCGGATCTGGTTGGGGCTGATGGTGATAGTGAAGGCCCGGGTTGCCTCCTCTTCAAGATGGTGAGCTTCGTCCAGCACGATGATATCGCGCTCGGGGAGCAGGTGGCCCTCCAGGGCTGCATCGAGCAGCAGCAGCGTGTGATTCACCACGATGATCTGCGCCTGCTCGGCGCGCAGGCGCATCTGCCGGACGTAGCAGTCGAAGAAGAAAGGGCATTTGCTCCAGGCGCACTGGTCGCGCTCGGCCACAACCCGGCTACGCAGGTCGGCGGAGAGAGGGAAATCGAGGCTCTCAATATCGCCGTTGAAATCGGCGCCGGGGTCCTGGGTCAGCTCGTAGAGCCGGCGAAACTCGCGATTTTTGGCGTAGAGCTGCATGCCGAGGCGCTCGCTTTCGAGGCGATCCAGACAAAGATAGTTGCCCATACCTTTGACCAGGGCCGCCTCAAAAGGCTTGATGTGCTGCTGGACGAAAGGAATATCTTTGTAAAAGAGCTGCTCTTGAAGTGCTTTGTTGGCAGTGCTGATAATGGCTACGCGGCCCGAGCGAACGATGGGAACAAGGTAGGCCAGCGATTTGCCGGTGCCGGTGGCCGCTTCGAGGATGGCGTGGTGCCTTTGCTCCAGCGCGCGGGCCACAAGCTCGGCCATAGCGATTTGGGCGGGCCGCTCTTCGTAGCCTGGCAAACGGCGCGAGAGGATACCGCCCTGGCGCAGGTCAGCGCGTACGATGGTCAGCAGACCTTCCTCTTCTTCTACCTCTGCAGGCTTCTCATGTGTCGATGGGACTGGACTATCAGATCCAGGCTCCTGGGAAGGAGCTGCGGGAGCTGGGCGAGCAGGAATAGCGGTGGCCGGGATGGTTGAAGCCACATGGTGCGAGGCAGCGGGGCTGTTCTCGCTGGGCGAGGTCGTCCGTACTGGCGGTGGAGGTTGGATGATTGGCGGTACCATTCCACGCTCGCGCTCTTGAGCCTGGTAGCGATGGGGCAGACCCTTGATGGCGGCCAGACAGGCGTCGGTAAAAGCGCGCACGTGGGGAAAGCGCTCCCCAGGATCAGAGGCCAGGGCCTGCAGTAGCACTGCTTCCAGCTCTGGTGAAAGCGTCGGGTTCAGGTTGCGCGGCCTGATCAGCTGCTGGCGTTCCTGCTGAGCGAGCAGTTCTGCGGCTGTCCGTCCCTCATAGGGAGGGCGCCCGCAGAGCCAGTGATAGACCAGGGCCGCCAGAGCATACTGATCGCTGGCCGGCAGAGGAGAGCCGCGCAGATGCTCCGGGGCTTTATAGGGCAAAGCTGCAGGCTCGTCGTCGTAAGTCAGGTACCCGTCGCGGCAAGCCAGAGCAAAGTCGGTCAGCACTGCATGGATAGGCTCGCCAAGAATGCAGCCCGGGTGGAGATTGCCATGCACCACCTTGCGCTGATGTGCCATATGCAAGGCATCGCCAATG containing:
- a CDS encoding helicase C-terminal domain-containing protein gives rise to the protein MAGLDLHQIDSYTIAEKIKENAGGTLYRCQPAKRARAEIFLKVSALPLLTEADQQLFQERARHLKRLAGNRAIASVRDYGFFNQPGSDRCYGYLVLHDLPSEDIAHYFQGQDCLSPEQILPVLLSIGDALHMAHQRKVVHGNLHPGCILGEPIHAVLTDFALACRDGYLTYDDEPAALPYKAPEHLRGSPLPASDQYALAALVYHWLCGRPPYEGRTAAELLAQQERQQLIRPRNLNPTLSPELEAVLLQALASDPGERFPHVRAFTDACLAAIKGLPHRYQAQERERGMVPPIIQPPPPVRTTSPSENSPAASHHVASTIPATAIPARPAPAAPSQEPGSDSPVPSTHEKPAEVEEEEGLLTIVRADLRQGGILSRRLPGYEERPAQIAMAELVARALEQRHHAILEAATGTGKSLAYLVPIVRSGRVAIISTANKALQEQLFYKDIPFVQQHIKPFEAALVKGMGNYLCLDRLESERLGMQLYAKNREFRRLYELTQDPGADFNGDIESLDFPLSADLRSRVVAERDQCAWSKCPFFFDCYVRQMRLRAEQAQIIVVNHTLLLLDAALEGHLLPERDIIVLDEAHHLEEEATRAFTITISPNQIRTLLAQRMLKEHSRLSLQDEAERAWLTTWRRLEQLARSYGPGARLNLQEPLEEGLQLATVIAQLADSLRQERPRDLPEKESTLYDRLLKRTQNLAEHIRTVFAVNHPERYVYYLERVMQPGQRGSHIEVSAAPLDVTSWLREKLLKTPVLIFTSATLATTGPHPLRPEEKGPHFAYFRQRIGLSYEEMPEVEEQILPPTFDYEQNALLYLPRHLPEPAYGGGEAVRRYIEAIAAEMLHLVNASQGRAFLLFSSQRMLDAVYELLQGSALPFRLLRQGDWPRSELLRQFRAEPALLFGLKSFWEGVDIPGEALSLVVIDKLPFDPPDDPVHAARIALMKAAGENWFGSYVLPQAVLRLKQGLGRLLRTREDRGVMAILDSRIYTKSYGRLILQALPPARRTDRLEEVYRFFQNGRQPSPGADN